From Aurantimicrobium sp. INA4, one genomic window encodes:
- a CDS encoding Nramp family divalent metal transporter produces MAEHDVEIAEPLEPGQKPSPHHPSRERVKGKGYFRRLGPGIVTGAADDDPSGIGTYSQVGAATGNRLLWSAPLLLPLAFAVQEACARIALVTGHGLAGVIKRRMPAPILYLCLALVVVANTVNISADLGSMAAALQLLVPVPQLLGVVLFAAIIVIAEVFVPYHQYAKILRWLCLSLLAYVAVMFVAQVEWSQVLHDLLIPQFTWSKGDIALLIAIAGTTISPYLFFWQSAEEVEERRKSSHYRVTSTHVRAMRGDVFAGMFTGVFVMAAIMITAAATLHKNGITDIQTAEQAAQALTPIAGDFAGVLFLLGIVGTGLLSVPVLAGASSYAMAETFGWRESLEKRPSQARAFYGVIFFSILVGLILNLIGLNPMQFLVIAAITNGLAAPILMAVIWWLASDEKLLGKWKSPLWSRILLGIATIAMALLPLLWLLAP; encoded by the coding sequence ATGGCAGAACATGACGTAGAAATCGCCGAACCTCTCGAGCCTGGGCAAAAACCTAGCCCGCACCACCCTTCACGTGAACGCGTTAAGGGAAAAGGGTATTTCCGTCGTCTTGGTCCCGGCATTGTCACTGGCGCTGCCGATGATGATCCTTCTGGAATCGGCACCTATTCTCAGGTAGGTGCTGCCACAGGTAACCGGTTGCTGTGGAGCGCCCCCCTTCTGCTGCCCCTCGCTTTTGCCGTTCAAGAAGCCTGCGCACGTATTGCTCTTGTGACCGGACACGGTTTGGCTGGAGTCATCAAGAGGCGCATGCCTGCCCCCATTTTGTATCTGTGCTTGGCGTTGGTTGTGGTGGCGAACACGGTCAATATTTCTGCAGATCTTGGTTCAATGGCAGCGGCGTTGCAGCTTCTGGTCCCTGTTCCACAGCTTCTGGGGGTGGTGCTTTTCGCCGCAATTATTGTTATCGCTGAGGTGTTTGTTCCGTATCACCAATACGCAAAGATTCTGCGCTGGTTGTGTTTGTCGCTGTTGGCCTATGTGGCCGTGATGTTCGTTGCTCAGGTTGAGTGGTCCCAAGTCCTTCACGATCTCCTGATCCCTCAGTTCACCTGGAGTAAAGGTGACATCGCTTTGTTGATCGCCATTGCAGGAACAACCATCTCTCCCTATCTGTTCTTCTGGCAATCTGCTGAAGAGGTTGAGGAGCGTCGAAAGAGTTCTCACTATCGTGTGACATCAACCCATGTTCGCGCCATGCGCGGAGACGTTTTTGCTGGGATGTTCACCGGTGTCTTCGTTATGGCAGCCATCATGATTACCGCTGCGGCCACCCTGCACAAAAACGGAATCACCGATATTCAAACTGCCGAACAGGCAGCCCAGGCTTTGACCCCGATTGCTGGAGATTTTGCGGGAGTGTTGTTCCTGTTGGGCATTGTGGGAACAGGTTTGCTTAGTGTTCCTGTCCTCGCGGGGGCAAGCTCCTATGCCATGGCTGAAACTTTTGGCTGGCGAGAAAGTTTAGAGAAGCGCCCCAGCCAAGCCAGGGCCTTTTATGGCGTGATTTTCTTTTCCATTCTGGTGGGGCTCATTCTCAACCTCATCGGGCTCAACCCCATGCAGTTCCTTGTCATCGCCGCAATCACCAACGGTTTGGCCGCACCAATCTTGATGGCCGTCATTTGGTGGCTTGCCAGCGATGAAAAACTCTTGGGCAAATGGAAGAGCCCCCTGTGGTCGCGCATACTGTTGGGTATTGCGACTATCGCAATGGCTCTATTGCCATTGCTGTGGTTGTTAGCGCCCTAG
- a CDS encoding DUF5652 family protein, which produces MYTDQGLLVEEPGLFALILILVLWSSIWKAFALYRAGSLRSVPWFTVLFVLNTAGILEILYLFVFSNKKKQEEVAA; this is translated from the coding sequence ATGTACACTGATCAAGGCCTCCTGGTTGAAGAACCTGGCCTCTTTGCCCTCATCCTTATCCTCGTTCTCTGGAGCTCAATCTGGAAGGCCTTCGCGCTGTATCGCGCAGGGTCATTGAGGTCTGTTCCATGGTTCACCGTGCTGTTTGTTCTCAACACGGCAGGTATCCTCGAAATTCTTTACCTCTTCGTCTTCAGCAATAAGAAGAAGCAAGAAGAAGTAGCAGCCTAG
- a CDS encoding Pr6Pr family membrane protein yields the protein MSTTSRKITALVRWGISAWVFAAIATQIWSEVVNDAFYPEKYFSYFTIQSSLINIVAFAVGGWLAWTRVQDTRLFTIVRVSVFSYAIVTGVVYNLLLRNIPSEGYEPPAWCNESTHVWVPIVIVLEWLFASGRISLRLKAMWWALLYPLGWVAFTVIRGMITGWWPYPFLEPDGPNGVGGVVAYIFGIAAFMAFNAFIALLIARVWARLRSQPLHP from the coding sequence GTGAGCACAACGTCGCGCAAAATCACTGCATTAGTCCGCTGGGGAATTTCAGCTTGGGTCTTCGCAGCCATCGCCACCCAAATCTGGTCAGAAGTTGTTAACGATGCCTTCTATCCAGAGAAGTACTTCAGTTACTTCACCATTCAATCCAGCCTGATCAACATCGTCGCGTTTGCGGTCGGTGGCTGGTTAGCGTGGACTCGGGTGCAAGATACGAGACTCTTCACGATTGTTCGTGTCTCTGTCTTCTCGTATGCGATTGTCACCGGTGTCGTTTACAACCTGCTGCTGCGCAACATTCCTTCCGAAGGTTACGAACCTCCTGCATGGTGCAACGAAAGCACACACGTGTGGGTTCCCATCGTGATTGTGCTCGAATGGCTTTTTGCTTCTGGCCGCATCTCCTTGCGTCTCAAAGCAATGTGGTGGGCATTGCTTTATCCACTTGGGTGGGTTGCCTTCACTGTGATTCGAGGAATGATTACTGGATGGTGGCCTTACCCCTTCCTTGAACCGGATGGACCCAACGGAGTTGGAGGGGTAGTGGCATACATCTTTGGCATTGCCGCGTTCATGGCGTTCAATGCGTTTATCGCATTGCTGATTGCCCGTGTGTGGGCTCGCCTGCGCTCACAGCCTCTGCACCCATAG
- a CDS encoding DUF2252 domain-containing protein, translating to MAVNFGAQAAIEFFSRPRPTREQRRVLGEHRREQVPLESHAVLPAPHERIDALGILRGQEADREQSLVPLRYERMSQNPFAYLRGAAAVMAHDLSLLPNSGIEVQLCGDAHLANFGMFASQERSLVFDLNDFDETAPGPFEWDVKRLAASFALAARNNGLSKEEQFTACKISAQSYREWMAAFSERKTLDLWFAQVDVEWMMSQMTNPDIRSMFEKASNKAKKKTVDSAVNKLTEVVDGQRRFRADPPLLTPIDDAAVGTVVEALAPVFTDYIRTLQPDRAILLSRYSFKHLAFKVVGVGSVGTRAYVMLLESGDGEPLILQAKQASASVLEPYVGESVFSNSGERVVVGTRLMQATGDPFLGWCHGGAATTHDFYFRQLWDMKGSIDVAKLDVDGINSYARICGAVLARAQARAGDASFITGYLGTTKVFDNAIAEYALGYADISEQDHQLLLTDLATQ from the coding sequence ATGGCTGTGAATTTTGGCGCCCAAGCAGCTATCGAATTCTTTTCTAGGCCCAGACCCACTCGTGAACAACGACGAGTTCTTGGGGAACACCGCCGGGAACAAGTTCCTCTGGAAAGCCATGCAGTTCTCCCTGCACCACACGAACGCATTGATGCGCTGGGTATTTTGCGTGGACAAGAAGCAGATCGCGAACAGTCTTTAGTACCGCTGCGCTATGAGCGCATGTCGCAAAACCCATTCGCCTATCTGCGCGGGGCAGCTGCAGTCATGGCACACGACCTATCTTTGCTGCCCAACAGTGGTATTGAAGTGCAGTTGTGTGGAGATGCTCACCTGGCCAACTTCGGCATGTTTGCTTCACAAGAGCGCAGCCTGGTTTTTGACCTCAACGATTTTGATGAAACCGCCCCAGGCCCTTTTGAATGGGATGTCAAACGTTTAGCAGCCAGCTTTGCGCTGGCTGCTCGCAACAACGGGCTGAGTAAAGAAGAACAGTTCACTGCGTGCAAGATTTCAGCACAGTCCTATCGAGAGTGGATGGCGGCCTTCAGTGAACGTAAAACACTCGATCTGTGGTTTGCGCAGGTTGACGTCGAATGGATGATGTCACAAATGACAAACCCTGACATTCGTTCCATGTTTGAAAAGGCAAGCAATAAAGCCAAGAAGAAAACGGTTGATTCTGCCGTGAACAAACTCACCGAGGTAGTTGACGGGCAGCGACGCTTCCGCGCCGATCCACCCCTGCTGACTCCTATTGATGACGCGGCCGTCGGCACTGTCGTTGAAGCATTAGCACCAGTCTTTACTGACTACATCAGAACGCTACAACCTGATCGTGCCATTTTGCTCTCTCGCTACTCGTTCAAACACCTTGCTTTCAAAGTTGTCGGAGTGGGGTCTGTGGGAACACGCGCATATGTCATGTTGCTCGAATCAGGTGATGGTGAACCTCTGATTCTCCAGGCGAAGCAAGCCAGCGCCTCAGTACTCGAGCCCTATGTGGGGGAGAGTGTTTTCTCTAACTCGGGTGAACGTGTAGTTGTCGGAACCCGCCTCATGCAGGCAACCGGTGACCCTTTCTTGGGGTGGTGTCATGGTGGCGCGGCTACCACACATGATTTTTATTTCCGCCAACTGTGGGACATGAAAGGCTCCATCGACGTGGCAAAGCTCGATGTGGACGGCATCAATTCCTATGCACGCATCTGCGGAGCTGTGCTCGCACGGGCGCAAGCCCGTGCAGGCGATGCCTCCTTCATCACGGGTTACTTGGGGACCACAAAGGTTTTCGATAATGCCATCGCAGAGTACGCCTTGGGCTATGCCGATATTTCTGAACAAGATCATCAACTACTTCTGACAGATTTGGCCACGCAATGA
- a CDS encoding dienelactone hydrolase family protein: MTSASPVLSDISIALDSGEHIPGRLAVPQGKGPFPAVVIVHEVFGIDESMTAHITRMASAGYLVLMPDLYSRGGMRKCLKATFRALVDGTGQAYLDIEAAKNYLLSRPDCTGKIGVMGFCMGGGFALQLVNKGYDAAAVNYGQAAKDLDAQLQGSCPIVASFGGKDLSLKGAGPKLEAALTKAGIPHDVKVYPEASHAFMNPTQAGPKALRPLMNTVVGFKPRPEEAADAWQRIERFFGEHLG, from the coding sequence ATGACATCTGCATCACCGGTTCTTTCTGATATCTCCATCGCGCTTGATTCGGGCGAGCATATTCCTGGCAGGCTTGCTGTTCCTCAGGGGAAAGGCCCCTTCCCAGCAGTGGTGATTGTGCACGAGGTGTTCGGTATTGATGAATCCATGACCGCCCACATCACTCGGATGGCCAGCGCTGGCTACCTGGTTCTCATGCCTGATCTCTATAGCCGAGGTGGCATGAGGAAATGTTTGAAAGCGACATTCCGCGCACTGGTGGATGGAACTGGTCAGGCATATCTCGATATTGAGGCTGCCAAAAACTATCTCCTGTCCAGGCCTGATTGCACCGGAAAGATTGGCGTGATGGGCTTTTGCATGGGCGGTGGCTTTGCGTTGCAGCTGGTGAATAAAGGCTATGACGCTGCTGCGGTGAATTACGGTCAAGCTGCGAAGGATCTCGATGCACAACTGCAAGGTTCTTGTCCGATTGTGGCCAGCTTCGGAGGGAAGGATCTCTCCCTCAAAGGTGCAGGACCCAAGTTGGAAGCAGCTTTGACCAAGGCAGGTATCCCGCACGACGTGAAGGTATATCCCGAAGCTTCCCACGCATTTATGAACCCCACACAAGCTGGCCCGAAAGCTCTGAGGCCACTGATGAATACCGTGGTCGGTTTCAAGCCACGACCGGAGGAAGCCGCCGATGCCTGGCAGCGCATCGAGCGCTTCTTCGGCGAACATCTTGGCTAA
- the metH gene encoding methionine synthase translates to MDALSERVVIADGAMGTMLQDHNPSLDDFQQLEGCNEILNVSRPDIVGAVHDAYFETGIDCVETNTFGANWSNLGDYGIEDRITELAQAGAEIARASAEKFEAADGRMRWVLGSMGPGTKLPSLGHTTYAHLKATFAEQAVGLIRGGADAFLVETSQDLLQTKAAVNGCKQAIEEEGIKLPIFVEVTVETTGTMLMGSEIGAALTALEPLGIDMIGLNCATGPAEMSEHLRQLSKNSTVPVMVMPNAGLPELTADGARYPLGPEELATAHEQFVKEFGIALVGGCCGTTPAHLKAVVDRVGGMKLTPRNPQHEAGVASLYQHVPFDQDNTFLAIGERTNANGSKAFREAMLEGRWDDCVEIARKQVRDGAHLLDVCVDYVGRDGTDDAREIVSRFASASTLPLVIDSTEPAVLQAGMELIGGRPVVNSVNFEDGDGPDSRFGRIMPLVKEHGAAVIALTIDEEGQARTTEDKVRIASRLIDTLVNDWDMRVDDIIVDALTFPIATGQEETRRDAIETIEAIRQINAKYPGIHTTLGVSNVSFGLNPASRAVLNSVFIHEAVEAGLDSAIVDAAKIVPLASIPEQQRKVALDLVWDRREYDAEGNLTYDPLATMLDLFDGVDSASLKDARAAELAALPVGERLERRIIDGESKGLEEDLDLARAEGTSALDIINNHLLAGMKVVGERFGSGEMQLPFVLQSAEVMKTAVALLEPHMEKSDEAGKGTIVLATVRGDVHDIGKNLVDIILTNNGYDVINIGIKKTINEIIQAAEENNADVIGMSGLLVKSTVVMKENLEELTSRGLGTKWPVILGGAALTRTFVEDDLASMFDGTVRYARDAFEGLALMEPLVAISRGADPESVGLPQLKKRIHKQSLLEVTEPENMPTRSDVALDNPVPTPPFWGTRIVKGIALADYAAFLDERATFMGQWGLKPSRADDGASYEELVETEGRPRLRYWLDRILAEGMMDASVVYGYFPAVSEGDDLVILNHGDDPQGILGQPGLLAPDGGSAQLPGGGAIGSDRLRFTFPRQRRDRHLCLSDFVKSRESGQVDVVGFQLVTAGATVDQFTAKMFAENAYRDYMELNGLAMQLTESLAEFWHSRMREELGFKAEDPEDLAGMFKLNYRGARFSLGYPACPDMEDRRKVVELLRPERVGVELSEELQLHPEQSTDAFVFHHPEAKYFSV, encoded by the coding sequence ATGGACGCGCTGTCCGAGCGCGTCGTTATCGCTGATGGCGCCATGGGAACCATGCTGCAAGATCACAACCCCAGCCTGGACGATTTTCAACAGCTAGAGGGGTGTAACGAAATTCTTAATGTGAGCCGCCCCGACATTGTCGGCGCGGTTCATGATGCCTATTTTGAAACAGGGATCGACTGTGTAGAAACCAACACTTTTGGCGCTAACTGGTCCAACTTGGGTGACTATGGCATTGAAGATCGCATCACAGAACTGGCACAAGCGGGAGCAGAAATTGCTCGAGCTAGTGCTGAAAAGTTTGAAGCTGCTGACGGTCGGATGCGGTGGGTGCTGGGCTCGATGGGTCCGGGAACAAAACTTCCCAGCCTGGGTCACACCACCTATGCACACCTGAAGGCAACATTCGCAGAACAAGCTGTGGGACTTATTCGCGGTGGAGCAGATGCCTTCTTGGTTGAAACTTCGCAGGATCTGCTCCAAACCAAAGCAGCCGTCAACGGCTGCAAGCAAGCCATCGAGGAAGAGGGCATTAAGCTCCCTATCTTTGTTGAAGTCACCGTGGAGACCACCGGAACCATGTTGATGGGTTCCGAGATTGGTGCAGCACTGACCGCTCTCGAGCCGCTCGGCATCGACATGATTGGGTTGAACTGCGCCACCGGTCCCGCCGAAATGAGCGAGCACCTTCGCCAGCTTTCCAAGAACTCCACCGTTCCGGTCATGGTGATGCCCAACGCTGGTTTGCCAGAGCTCACCGCAGACGGCGCTCGTTATCCCCTCGGGCCAGAAGAGTTGGCAACTGCACACGAACAGTTTGTGAAAGAGTTTGGTATTGCCCTGGTTGGTGGCTGCTGTGGCACAACACCTGCCCACCTCAAGGCTGTGGTTGACCGTGTTGGCGGAATGAAACTTACCCCGCGCAATCCCCAGCATGAAGCTGGTGTTGCCAGCCTCTACCAGCACGTTCCTTTTGACCAGGACAACACATTCCTCGCTATCGGTGAACGCACTAACGCCAACGGTTCAAAAGCCTTCCGTGAAGCGATGCTCGAGGGCCGCTGGGATGACTGTGTTGAGATTGCACGCAAGCAAGTTCGTGACGGTGCTCACTTGCTCGATGTCTGCGTGGACTATGTCGGTCGTGATGGCACCGATGACGCCCGCGAAATCGTGTCACGATTCGCGAGTGCGTCCACGCTGCCATTAGTCATCGACTCCACAGAACCTGCCGTGCTGCAGGCGGGAATGGAATTGATTGGTGGCCGTCCGGTTGTGAACTCGGTCAACTTCGAAGATGGCGATGGCCCTGATTCTCGTTTTGGCAGAATTATGCCGCTGGTCAAAGAGCATGGCGCAGCTGTGATTGCTCTGACGATCGACGAAGAAGGTCAGGCGCGCACCACCGAAGACAAGGTGCGCATCGCTAGTCGTTTGATTGACACTCTCGTCAACGACTGGGATATGCGTGTGGATGACATCATCGTTGATGCTCTCACGTTTCCCATTGCCACCGGTCAGGAAGAAACGCGTCGTGACGCGATTGAAACCATTGAAGCTATTCGCCAGATCAATGCGAAATACCCCGGTATCCACACCACACTCGGTGTCTCCAATGTGTCCTTCGGTTTGAACCCCGCCTCGCGTGCTGTGCTGAACTCGGTTTTCATCCACGAAGCTGTGGAGGCCGGACTAGATTCAGCCATTGTGGATGCTGCCAAGATTGTTCCCCTGGCTTCCATCCCAGAACAGCAGCGCAAAGTTGCTTTGGATTTGGTGTGGGACCGTCGCGAATACGATGCTGAGGGCAACCTCACCTATGACCCCCTCGCGACCATGCTGGATCTCTTTGACGGGGTTGACTCGGCCAGCTTGAAAGATGCGCGTGCTGCAGAACTTGCTGCTTTGCCTGTGGGCGAGCGCCTCGAGCGCCGCATTATCGATGGCGAATCCAAAGGCCTCGAGGAGGACCTCGACCTCGCTCGCGCTGAAGGTACTTCAGCACTCGACATCATTAACAATCACTTACTGGCAGGCATGAAGGTGGTAGGCGAGCGTTTCGGCAGTGGTGAAATGCAGCTTCCTTTCGTGTTGCAGTCCGCCGAGGTCATGAAGACCGCCGTGGCGTTGCTTGAACCCCACATGGAAAAAAGTGATGAAGCCGGCAAGGGAACCATTGTCCTGGCCACCGTCCGTGGTGACGTTCACGACATTGGTAAGAACCTGGTGGACATCATCCTCACCAACAACGGCTATGACGTCATCAATATCGGCATCAAGAAAACCATCAACGAAATCATTCAGGCCGCCGAAGAAAACAACGCAGATGTGATCGGCATGAGTGGTTTGCTGGTCAAGAGCACCGTGGTGATGAAAGAAAACCTCGAAGAACTCACGAGTAGAGGGCTAGGCACCAAGTGGCCTGTCATTCTCGGCGGGGCCGCCTTGACCAGAACCTTCGTGGAAGATGATTTGGCCTCTATGTTCGATGGCACCGTGCGATACGCACGCGATGCCTTCGAAGGTTTAGCCCTAATGGAACCACTGGTTGCAATCAGTCGTGGTGCAGATCCTGAGAGCGTTGGATTACCTCAGCTGAAGAAGCGTATTCACAAGCAGAGCCTTCTTGAAGTAACCGAACCCGAGAACATGCCCACTCGGTCGGATGTGGCACTGGATAACCCCGTCCCCACGCCACCATTTTGGGGAACGCGCATCGTCAAGGGTATTGCCTTGGCCGATTACGCGGCTTTCCTCGATGAACGTGCCACGTTCATGGGGCAATGGGGCCTGAAACCCAGCCGTGCTGATGACGGGGCCAGTTATGAAGAGCTAGTCGAGACCGAAGGTCGCCCACGGCTGCGTTATTGGCTTGATCGTATCCTTGCCGAGGGCATGATGGATGCCTCGGTCGTGTATGGCTACTTCCCTGCTGTGTCGGAAGGAGATGACCTTGTCATCCTGAACCACGGCGATGATCCTCAAGGAATTCTGGGTCAACCAGGACTTTTGGCCCCCGATGGTGGCTCAGCACAGCTTCCAGGCGGGGGAGCCATCGGCTCCGACCGCCTGCGATTTACCTTCCCACGCCAACGCCGTGATCGTCACTTGTGCCTGTCTGACTTCGTCAAGTCTCGAGAAAGCGGCCAAGTAGACGTGGTGGGCTTCCAATTGGTCACCGCTGGTGCAACAGTTGACCAGTTCACCGCCAAAATGTTCGCAGAGAACGCTTACCGCGACTACATGGAGCTCAACGGTTTAGCAATGCAGCTCACGGAGTCCTTAGCTGAGTTCTGGCACTCCCGAATGCGTGAAGAACTGGGCTTCAAGGCTGAAGATCCTGAGGATCTCGCCGGAATGTTCAAGCTGAACTACCGCGGTGCTCGTTTCTCCCTGGGTTACCCCGCGTGCCCTGACATGGAGGACCGCCGCAAGGTGGTCGAACTCCTAAGGCCAGAACGCGTCGGAGTTGAACTCTCTGAAGAACTGCAATTACACCCAGAGCAGTCCACTGACGCTTTTGTGTTCCACCACCCTGAGGCAAAGTACTTCTCCGTCTAA
- a CDS encoding ECF transporter S component, which produces MLTRLSSLRTSLVVAASLMALAAFAWPLFTSALPAQAQVAIPFVVFAVVPLLVVMMSLILDGSITSSKTLALLGLLTAVGTAVRIASTGVGGFEAVFIVLILGGRAYGARFGFLLGMLTIALSSVLWGGFGPWTAFQMFAAGWVGAGAGLLPGRNKAPTDKSSRRKEIVLLAVYGVCASYLFGAIMNLWFWPFGVGPATDISYVPGGSLFENLSHFAVYTLLTSTLTWDTVRAITTAVGLALIGAPALKALRRAKL; this is translated from the coding sequence ATGCTGACGCGACTGAGTTCACTGAGAACGAGCCTTGTGGTGGCTGCCTCGCTGATGGCACTTGCTGCTTTTGCCTGGCCACTGTTCACTTCAGCACTTCCCGCCCAGGCTCAAGTTGCCATTCCTTTCGTTGTGTTTGCTGTTGTTCCTTTGCTCGTTGTGATGATGTCGCTGATCTTGGATGGCAGCATCACCAGTTCCAAAACTCTTGCCCTCCTTGGTTTGCTCACTGCCGTGGGCACTGCCGTGCGTATTGCCAGCACGGGGGTGGGCGGCTTTGAAGCCGTCTTTATTGTGCTAATTCTGGGCGGTCGTGCTTATGGTGCACGATTTGGTTTCCTGCTCGGCATGCTCACCATTGCGTTGTCTTCTGTGCTGTGGGGCGGGTTTGGTCCCTGGACTGCTTTCCAAATGTTTGCCGCCGGCTGGGTGGGGGCAGGTGCTGGTTTGTTGCCGGGGCGCAACAAAGCTCCAACGGATAAATCATCTCGTCGCAAAGAAATTGTGCTGCTTGCGGTCTACGGCGTCTGTGCCTCATATCTTTTTGGCGCAATAATGAACCTCTGGTTCTGGCCGTTTGGAGTAGGGCCAGCAACAGATATCAGTTACGTTCCTGGTGGTAGCCTGTTTGAGAACCTCAGCCACTTTGCGGTCTATACGCTTCTGACGTCGACTCTCACCTGGGACACCGTGCGTGCCATCACCACGGCAGTCGGTCTTGCACTTATTGGTGCACCTGCTTTGAAAGCACTGCGCCGAGCAAAACTCTAG
- a CDS encoding ATP-binding cassette domain-containing protein, which yields MSLSFAAIFIALRIFYRLLFGSFSWMAVGQAALLALPFVAVIVACGLFSSLIDFRKLLVSLSGLKYSRSVGTALTIALASFPTLLAQVKKINTYRTLRGITSRFAVVVPVLEHTVEKSVALAASMELSGFGSRGQLREANPSPITLDQYSLRFADHTVLNNLSVSFAPGTVTVLTGATGSGKTSLLESIAGLSQHFHAGIATGTLTLGTIDRLRVPPRDTAALIGFVPQNVRLSFTASTAREELEFTLRLHGETKELIPSRVDELLSEYGLRDYADVPVDVLSAGQATRVALASALAASPQILLLDEPLADLDSASVSELIDILDRLRTSGMTIVLSEHHTAALQALDPRWLVLEAGEVSEGQFVPASMFPPRALPLTSSDLVLAVTGLGVAHGEKKILSDVSFTARTGDIIALTGANGVGKTSLLTRLSSTQSVGVVEVLGTDLSTLPATQRVTRIAAVPEEASGLFMTESLAEELEYADNIAGVPADTGLTELTFRSLLSRDVLPPELLRTHPRDLSAGTQRALAIALQLSWKPGVITIDEPTRGLDPHSRAAMAEVLRCVAETGTVVVFATHDGEFARSLNARIFTVAEGTLIHPEQVNAC from the coding sequence GTGAGTCTGTCGTTTGCCGCCATCTTCATTGCGCTTCGTATTTTCTATCGCCTTCTTTTTGGTTCCTTCAGTTGGATGGCTGTGGGGCAAGCAGCACTGCTTGCACTCCCTTTTGTGGCCGTCATCGTGGCCTGTGGTTTATTCAGTTCTCTCATTGACTTCAGGAAGCTGCTGGTCTCACTTTCTGGATTGAAGTATTCGCGTTCTGTCGGAACAGCGCTGACGATTGCGTTGGCAAGCTTCCCCACGTTGCTTGCTCAAGTGAAGAAGATCAACACCTATCGAACCCTGCGTGGAATCACCTCTCGTTTTGCCGTGGTCGTTCCCGTTCTCGAGCACACCGTTGAAAAGTCCGTTGCCCTCGCTGCTTCAATGGAGCTTTCAGGTTTTGGCTCGAGGGGGCAACTTCGTGAAGCCAACCCCAGTCCCATCACGTTGGATCAGTACTCACTGCGCTTCGCTGATCACACCGTGCTCAACAACCTGTCCGTTTCTTTTGCCCCAGGCACTGTGACCGTGCTAACCGGTGCAACAGGGTCAGGGAAGACGTCGCTGCTTGAAAGCATCGCTGGCCTGAGCCAGCATTTCCATGCGGGTATTGCCACCGGTACTCTCACACTGGGCACCATTGACCGACTCCGTGTTCCACCGCGCGACACCGCAGCCTTAATCGGTTTCGTTCCCCAAAATGTTCGCCTGAGTTTCACTGCATCCACCGCACGTGAAGAACTGGAATTTACTCTTCGTCTACACGGTGAAACCAAGGAGCTCATTCCTTCCCGAGTTGACGAGCTCCTGAGTGAGTATGGTCTCCGTGACTATGCAGATGTGCCCGTGGATGTACTCTCAGCTGGTCAGGCAACTCGCGTAGCTCTCGCGAGTGCACTGGCGGCATCACCACAAATTCTTTTACTCGATGAGCCACTGGCAGATCTTGATTCTGCTTCAGTGTCAGAGCTCATCGACATTCTGGATCGCCTGCGTACTTCAGGCATGACCATCGTGCTGTCTGAACACCACACAGCAGCATTGCAAGCACTTGATCCTCGCTGGCTCGTGCTTGAAGCTGGGGAAGTATCCGAGGGACAGTTTGTACCTGCATCAATGTTTCCTCCTCGTGCTCTGCCCTTGACTAGTTCTGATCTGGTCCTTGCTGTCACCGGCTTAGGAGTTGCTCACGGCGAAAAGAAGATCTTAAGTGATGTCTCCTTCACTGCACGCACAGGAGACATCATTGCACTCACTGGCGCAAACGGAGTGGGAAAAACTTCCCTTCTTACTAGGCTAAGCAGCACACAGTCTGTTGGGGTAGTGGAGGTCTTAGGAACTGACCTGTCGACCCTTCCTGCAACACAAAGGGTTACCCGAATTGCAGCTGTTCCAGAAGAGGCCTCAGGGCTGTTCATGACAGAAAGCCTGGCGGAGGAACTCGAGTATGCGGACAATATTGCTGGTGTTCCTGCCGACACAGGGTTGACCGAGCTCACCTTCCGATCTCTGTTATCTCGTGATGTTTTACCTCCGGAGTTGTTGAGAACTCATCCTCGTGACTTATCTGCTGGAACACAGCGCGCTTTGGCTATTGCGCTTCAACTCAGCTGGAAACCAGGTGTCATCACAATCGATGAACCCACTCGAGGCCTAGATCCTCACTCACGCGCTGCTATGGCAGAGGTTCTGCGATGTGTTGCCGAAACTGGAACGGTTGTGGTGTTTGCAACGCACGATGGTGAATTCGCACGCAGTCTCAATGCGCGAATCTTCACCGTGGCAGAAGGGACACTCATCCACCCCGAGCAGGTAAACGCATGCTGA